The Pseudomonas sp. KU26590 genomic sequence TTCCGAAGGGGATGTCCTCTGCGAAAAACTGTCCATTGAGTGCTCTACCTATACTAAAGTCACGGTCGCTGCTGATTAACTCCAAACGGTGGCACGCAGGATTGTAGTAATAGAACCCTGCAGGAATCTCTGCCACGTTTCTGATGTAAACGTATCCGTCGATCGAGTTGAGCCCACCGCCTGAGGGACTGCTCCTGCGATCTCGCAGCCCCTCGGGACACAGCTTACTAACGTCGGCAGACCGCGAAGGTAAGTAAGCGAGGGAGTAATAAAGTATCGACTCAAGTTGTTTTTTTGTGATCGCCTCCTGCAGGAACTCTCTTACGCTGCGACGTTGGAGTAATGTCTGTTGCAGGTCATGGGTTTGAGCGGTGCCAGGGACATCCAACTCAATGCTATTTATTATCTTCCTGCCTTGAGCTTCATGCCTTAATTTTGGAACAGGCACTTCGACTGCGTTGTCGCAGGCAGCCTGGTACGCAATTGCCCACTCCCGAGTGTTGTTTGGCTGCTCTGCATAGTCGATACGACTTGTCCCAAAATGGAAAATCTTGGAAAGATCATCCCACCCCCAATCAACCACGGGAAATGAATGCTCCGCCAACAGACCCGTCGCGAGCAGGTCATGATCGATTGCATGATCCTTGTCCGGATCTTCATGGGGATTCTGACTGAGGTGCAATAACCGTGAAAGGTACGCTTGGGGAATGGAATACTGCTTGTGCGCAGCGTAGTCCCATAGCACCAGTTGGTTGTTCTTGATCAGGAAAAAAATGGTTGAGCTGATATAGGATGGCACTGTTCTCTTCCATGAGGCACTTTAAAAGAAAAAAAGCCCGGAAGTATCACTTCCGGGCCCGCACGTCACTTGCTCGGCGTTTTCACCGGGCTTGCAAGTTGAGTCCAGTTTGCCAAGGCTTTAGATTCAAGATTGATAACGGTCATGGTGCTTTCCTTATCTAATTGACGGGCCGAACCATTCGGCAGCGCTAGATTTGAATATATTTCCATGTGTGTCAACAATGTAATTAGAAAGTTTAAATTCATATTTTGGTGCGTTGCGGGTGCGCGGTGCACAATCGAGGTGCTTGAACTTTATGCCATCGGTAGGTGGTTGTTGATGTTCAATATTTTTGTGCGCCAAGTGAGTGCGGGGGTTATAAGCAACTCTCTTGCGACAGAAATATACGGCCGGATTGTCAGGTCAGTGATGTCATGCCCGGTGTTGGCGAGAAGCCTGATTACGCCGTTCTGATCAACTGCACCGCCACGCTGAACATCATCATCGCGACCATCAGGTCCAGCAGGCGCCAAGTAGTGGGGCGTGCCAGCCAC encodes the following:
- a CDS encoding SagB/ThcOx family dehydrogenase; protein product: MPSYISSTIFFLIKNNQLVLWDYAAHKQYSIPQAYLSRLLHLSQNPHEDPDKDHAIDHDLLATGLLAEHSFPVVDWGWDDLSKIFHFGTSRIDYAEQPNNTREWAIAYQAACDNAVEVPVPKLRHEAQGRKIINSIELDVPGTAQTHDLQQTLLQRRSVREFLQEAITKKQLESILYYSLAYLPSRSADVSKLCPEGLRDRRSSPSGGGLNSIDGYVYIRNVAEIPAGFYYYNPACHRLELISSDRDFSIGRALNGQFFAEDIPFGIFLTCQFDRLWWKYPHSRAYRVALLDAGHISQTVQLVSTSLGLGTWVSAAIDESCLEPVMNHLDRSAPLLFVGAGVSTGRDMPTALEELHANGESTQ